In Silene latifolia isolate original U9 population chromosome X, ASM4854445v1, whole genome shotgun sequence, the following proteins share a genomic window:
- the LOC141620117 gene encoding uncharacterized protein LOC141620117: MKKPNLDNLERGRISDLLLEKTIDGKVKHGAMAEIAAQFGVCSKTITKIWNKVKVQHVSSRESMSTKRLKGRKMPKRKEFDTSKLESLELAKRTTQYEVSKGMGVSQSTVCRWVKADLLDSHTNATKPLLTDKNKLERLIYCLSHLQYDKNTKRFIFKDQSNVIHIDEKWFFITKPSQRFYVGKKERRPFRCVQSKRFITKVMFMCAVSRPKYGPNKEVICDGKIGIWPFVMEVPAKRKSKNRSASTLETKNIESITKQVTKEMLISNVLPAIKAKWPANYSKNILIQQDNARPHINNVDADFRKHANEDEWNIQFSYQPPNSPDLNVLDLGFFRAIQSLQQKEKSNTLQELLDNVMKAYEELEVIKLNYVFITLQACMLEIMQLKGGIDYPIPHMHKSKLASQSLLPEYLDANTELVKDCIRYVTNLGHGSRITELVESFSSGENSAENSVELTDVAGCSNDPTGEHEVVGNITEDSAVTNAVQVADIVEA; encoded by the coding sequence ATGAAGAAACCAAATCTAGATAACTTGGAAAGAGGGAGAATCAGTGATCTTCTACTAGAGAAAACCATTGATGGAAAAGTAAAGCATGGAGCAATGGCAGAAATTGCAGCACAATTTGGTGTATGCAGCAAAACAATAACCAAAATTTGGAATAAAGTTAAAGTTCAACATGTCAGCAGCCGGGAATCAATGTCAACAAAGAGACTCAAAGGTAGAAAGATGCCAAAAAGAAAGGAGTTTGACACTTCTAAACTAGAGAGTTTGGAACTTGCAAAGAGGACAACACAATATGAAGTTAGTAAAGGGATGGGTGTTAGTCAATCAACAGTATGCAGATGGGTGAAGGCAGATCTGTTGGATTCACATACAAATGCAACCAAGCCACTTCTGACAGATAAGAACAAACTTGAACGATTAATTTATTGTCTTTCACACCTTCAATATGATAAAAATACCAAACGTTTTATTTTCAAGGATCAAAGCAATGTGATTCACATAGATGAAAAATGGTTTTTTATTACAAAACCAAGTCAAAGGTTTTATGtaggaaaaaaagaaagaagacctTTTAGATGTGTGCAATCTAAAAGATTCATAACTAAGGTTATGTTCATGTGTGCCGTATCAAGACCTAAATATGGTCCAAATAAAGAAGTAATTTGTGATGGGAAAATTGGTATATGGCCATTTGTAATGGAGGTACCAGCTaagagaaaatcaaaaaatagaaGTGCAAGCACACTAGAAACAAAGAACATAGAGTCAATTACTAAGCAAGTCACCAAAGAAATGTTGATTTCTAATGTTTTGCCTGCCATTAAGGCTAAATGGCCTGCAAACTACAGTAAGAATATTCTGATACAACAGGATAATGCAAGACCCCATATAAATAATGTGGATGCAGATTTCAGAAAGCATGCTAATGAAGATGAGTGGAACATTCAATTTAGTTATCAACCTCCAAATTCTCCAGATTTAAATGTTCTTGATTTGGGGTTTTTTAGAGCCATTCAATCTCTTCAACAAAAGGAAAAATCAAACACACTACAAGAACTTCTTGACAATGTTATGAAAGCTTATGAAGAGTTGGAAGTGATCAAGCTTAACTATGTGTTCATTACTTTACAGGCATGTATGTTAGAGATTATGCAACTCAAAGGTGGGATTGACTATCCTATACCTCATATGCACAAATCAAAATTAGCATCACAAAGTTTATTACCTGAGTATCTAGATGCTAATACAGAATTGGTGAAAGATTGCATTAGATATGTAACAAATCTTGGTCATGGAAGTAGAATTACTGAACTGGTAGAGTCATTTAGTAGTGGAGAAAATAGTGCAGAAAATAGTGTAGAACTAACAGATGTTGCAGGTTGCAGTAATGATCCAACAGGTGAACATGAAGTTGTTGGTAACATTACTGAAGACAGTGCAGTTACTAATGCAGTTCAGGTTGCAGATATAGTAGAAGCATGA